Proteins encoded together in one Coriobacteriia bacterium window:
- the rnpA gene encoding ribonuclease P protein component, whose amino-acid sequence MSTIKSSRDIQAIFSRSRRVAHPLVVALIARTPEGRGREGRVVFVAGKRIGNAVTRNRAKRVLRAAYRIRGGSWPGYDIALVAREGTGTAKPDELLAALEDVVSRGGAA is encoded by the coding sequence ATGAGCACGATCAAGTCGTCGCGCGACATCCAGGCGATCTTCAGTCGGTCCCGGCGGGTGGCTCACCCGCTCGTTGTGGCCCTCATAGCTCGGACACCAGAAGGACGCGGCCGTGAGGGCCGCGTCGTCTTCGTGGCGGGCAAGCGAATCGGAAATGCGGTCACGCGCAACCGTGCCAAGAGGGTCTTGCGCGCGGCGTACCGTATTAGGGGTGGATCGTGGCCCGGCTACGATATCGCCCTGGTCGCCCGAGAGGGCACCGGCACCGCGAAGCCCGATGAACTACTCGCAGCGCTTGAGGATGTCGTTTCGAGGGGCGGGGCCGCCTGA
- the dnaA gene encoding chromosomal replication initiator protein DnaA, whose protein sequence is MPDIKAIWEDVLAVIREELNPPSFTTWFEHTVPLDLTDDGVFVVGVQNEFARSWLEERYAQRLSSALRQVVGTDLRVRIVVDPGAAPSTPEPAPVEAPAPEPQRVAPATKTSEADRERPLFDPKFTFDSFVVGESNAFARNAAMAVAEQPGLKYNPLFLWGGSGLGKTHLLQAIGNYVNLNFPHKKVMFVTSDEFINDFVESISAKTTNTFRQKYRSVDVLLIDDIQFLEKKQGTQDQFFHTFNELRQRGKAIVLASDRPPRDLNMDERYQSRFAMGLEADIQPPNYETRLAILRQFVESQRVVFEDEALGYVAERSTPNIREMEGAIYRIMAYCELSRRDVVDVKMAEQVTRDLFPDQSQQPISINTIKRETCRFYNISDSELIGSKRSQPIVYPRQVAMYLARELTDLSLPKIGEEFGGRDHTTVMHANDKIQKLMSAQRDVYNQIQQLTNIVKQKG, encoded by the coding sequence ATGCCGGACATCAAGGCTATCTGGGAGGACGTTCTTGCGGTCATCCGCGAAGAACTCAATCCTCCGAGCTTCACGACATGGTTCGAACACACCGTCCCTCTCGACCTCACTGATGACGGCGTATTCGTCGTGGGAGTTCAAAACGAGTTCGCTCGGTCGTGGCTTGAAGAGCGCTACGCGCAGCGCCTCAGCTCGGCCCTGCGTCAGGTGGTAGGGACCGATCTTCGGGTCCGCATCGTCGTGGACCCCGGGGCGGCTCCGTCCACACCCGAACCCGCTCCGGTAGAGGCACCTGCTCCCGAACCGCAGAGGGTGGCCCCTGCGACCAAGACATCAGAAGCGGATCGCGAGCGGCCGTTGTTCGATCCTAAGTTCACCTTCGATTCGTTTGTCGTCGGCGAATCCAATGCCTTTGCTCGAAATGCCGCGATGGCCGTGGCCGAGCAGCCGGGACTCAAGTACAACCCGCTGTTCCTGTGGGGCGGCTCCGGGCTTGGGAAGACGCATCTTCTGCAGGCCATCGGCAACTACGTGAACCTGAACTTCCCTCACAAGAAGGTCATGTTCGTCACGTCTGATGAATTCATCAACGACTTCGTCGAGTCGATCAGCGCCAAGACCACCAACACGTTTCGGCAGAAATATCGTTCTGTCGACGTTCTGCTGATCGACGACATTCAGTTTCTTGAGAAGAAGCAGGGTACACAGGACCAGTTCTTCCACACCTTCAACGAGTTGCGCCAGCGAGGAAAAGCCATCGTTCTCGCATCCGACAGACCGCCCCGCGACCTCAATATGGATGAGCGCTATCAAAGCAGGTTCGCGATGGGCCTTGAGGCTGACATCCAGCCTCCGAACTATGAGACCCGGTTGGCCATCCTTCGCCAGTTCGTCGAATCCCAGCGCGTGGTATTCGAAGATGAGGCACTGGGCTACGTGGCTGAACGCTCCACGCCAAACATCCGCGAGATGGAGGGGGCCATCTACCGGATCATGGCCTACTGTGAGCTCTCGCGACGCGATGTGGTGGATGTGAAGATGGCCGAACAGGTCACGCGTGACCTGTTTCCCGATCAGTCACAGCAGCCGATATCCATCAACACAATCAAGCGAGAAACCTGTCGCTTCTACAACATCAGTGATTCTGAGCTGATTGGAAGCAAACGATCCCAGCCAATCGTCTATCCTCGACAGGTGGCTATGTACCTGGCCCGTGAACTCACCGATCTGTCTCTTCCTAAGATAGGAGAGGAGTTCGGAGGGCGCGATCACACCACCGTCATGCACGCCAACGACAAGATCCAGAAGTTGATGAGCGCCCAACGCGACGTGTACAACCAGATTCAACAACTGACAAACATCGTCAAACAGAAGGGTTAG
- a CDS encoding DUF721 domain-containing protein, producing the protein MKRAGKQTPLASALDVLGRRLDVKSDGRYLQMRINEAWEKTAGPTVAEHTARVHLRSGELVVHVDSNVWASELSALAGPYAKRLNEELGKELVRTIRFTVSRAVRERVRQEGVEEEKDTYYQPAPELAQPLSLNERAQVEASAGVIEDPQLREAVVKATVASMEWQKGQKAVKTREEPSGGL; encoded by the coding sequence GTGAAGAGGGCCGGCAAACAGACCCCGCTAGCAAGCGCGCTGGACGTCTTGGGTCGAAGGCTCGACGTGAAGAGCGACGGGCGCTATCTGCAGATGCGGATCAATGAGGCTTGGGAGAAGACGGCTGGGCCCACGGTGGCCGAGCATACGGCCCGGGTCCATCTGCGCTCGGGCGAACTCGTGGTCCATGTGGACTCCAACGTGTGGGCTTCCGAGCTTTCTGCGCTGGCCGGCCCCTACGCGAAGCGTCTCAATGAAGAACTCGGTAAGGAGTTGGTCAGGACCATCCGCTTCACTGTCTCTCGAGCGGTTCGCGAGCGCGTGCGCCAGGAGGGAGTCGAGGAAGAGAAGGACACCTACTATCAGCCGGCCCCGGAACTCGCGCAGCCTCTGTCCCTGAACGAACGCGCTCAGGTCGAGGCGTCGGCGGGAGTCATAGAGGACCCGCAGCTCCGTGAGGCGGTCGTGAAGGCCACGGTGGCTTCGATGGAGTGGCAGAAGGGTCAGAAGGCTGTCAAAACGCGCGAGGAGCCGTCTGGGGGCCTCTGA
- the yidD gene encoding membrane protein insertion efficiency factor YidD encodes MFISPLTPPSCRFTPSCSSYALTSFERHGLLRGGWLAAKRIARCHPWSPGGHDPVP; translated from the coding sequence ATGTTCATTTCGCCGCTCACTCCCCCATCTTGTCGGTTCACGCCGTCTTGCTCGTCATATGCGCTAACATCATTCGAGCGCCACGGGTTGCTCAGGGGCGGCTGGCTCGCCGCTAAGCGGATCGCCCGCTGCCATCCCTGGTCCCCGGGCGGACACGACCCCGTGCCCTAG
- a CDS encoding ATP-binding protein, protein MAEYIEALASTVHRLASDQGGDIPYSVIREVSENFIHADFSEPVVSILNSGRTIRFADRGPGIADKDHAVLPGFTTADSSMKPYIRGVGSGLPLVRDYLGFSGGALTIEDNLGRGAVVTVSSGSNSKPPIGVFRSTGHLPQAPESDPGQSADPSLLSAPEAEYVAGPLLTTRQKQVLALVMESGSAGPSLVSKELGIGISTAYRDLASLEEFDLIDAEGGKRTLTDRGLSYLDSLTSSL, encoded by the coding sequence GTGGCCGAGTACATCGAAGCCCTGGCGTCCACCGTTCACCGTCTCGCGAGCGACCAGGGCGGGGACATCCCGTACTCCGTCATCAGAGAGGTTTCCGAGAACTTCATCCATGCGGACTTTTCGGAGCCCGTGGTCTCGATCCTGAACTCGGGGCGCACGATTCGCTTCGCCGATCGGGGCCCGGGAATCGCCGACAAGGATCACGCCGTTCTGCCGGGCTTCACCACTGCCGACTCATCCATGAAGCCCTATATCCGGGGGGTGGGCTCGGGTCTTCCGCTGGTCCGAGACTATCTTGGCTTCAGCGGAGGAGCCCTCACCATCGAGGACAACCTCGGTCGCGGCGCCGTGGTCACCGTCTCTTCGGGCTCCAACTCCAAACCACCCATCGGGGTCTTCCGGTCCACAGGCCATCTGCCGCAAGCCCCCGAGTCTGATCCTGGTCAATCGGCAGACCCTTCGCTTCTGAGCGCACCGGAAGCCGAGTATGTGGCCGGCCCCCTTCTCACAACGCGACAGAAGCAGGTGCTGGCCCTTGTGATGGAGAGTGGTTCGGCCGGTCCGAGCCTCGTGTCCAAGGAGCTGGGCATTGGGATCTCCACAGCCTATCGCGACCTTGCGTCGCTTGAGGAGTTCGACCTGATCGATGCAGAGGGCGGCAAGCGAACGCTGACCGACCGCGGCCTGTCCTATCTCGATAGTCTCACCAGCTCTCTTTAG
- the dnaN gene encoding DNA polymerase III subunit beta: MKLSIARSELVEALSIVSKGMSSRSTLPILSGIYFSADDGLLTLQSTDLEVSVKHSIPALTDDGGQVVIPGRLLTDIVRSLPEAAVTLETEGDHVLVRCQQSAFTVKTLNSSDFPKFPEVAVSESFKLPSSVLSSMVRKVAKAVSRDETRAVLTGVLMVIDGPMIKMVATDSYRLAMDEVILEESAGAQIEVVVPGRALDEATKIAAGSSDVIVGVSDNQVVFESGETTFVARRIEGTFPNYKQLVPERSDDDTVITIATDELAAAVKRVSLLALHNAPLRVSVSVEDQTLSLSATTQDVGDASEDLMVKVEGKDVEIAFNHSFMTDGLASVSTDTVSLLIQSAMKPGLLRSSEGEDFRYLLMPVRLG; encoded by the coding sequence ATGAAGTTAAGCATCGCCCGTAGTGAGCTCGTAGAGGCTCTGTCTATCGTGTCAAAGGGAATGTCCTCTCGGTCAACGCTTCCTATACTCTCCGGTATCTATTTCTCTGCAGACGATGGCCTGTTGACCCTCCAGTCAACCGACCTGGAAGTCTCAGTGAAACACTCCATTCCCGCCCTGACCGATGACGGTGGACAGGTGGTCATACCAGGACGTCTCCTGACCGACATTGTTCGCTCACTGCCCGAAGCAGCGGTCACCCTTGAGACTGAAGGCGATCATGTTCTTGTGAGGTGTCAACAGTCCGCATTCACGGTGAAGACACTGAATTCATCTGATTTTCCGAAGTTCCCCGAGGTAGCCGTTTCGGAGTCTTTCAAACTTCCGTCTTCAGTGCTTTCCTCGATGGTGAGAAAGGTGGCTAAGGCGGTTTCGCGTGACGAGACACGGGCGGTTCTCACCGGAGTACTCATGGTCATCGATGGGCCGATGATCAAGATGGTTGCCACCGACAGCTACCGCTTAGCGATGGATGAGGTAATCCTCGAAGAATCAGCTGGCGCACAGATCGAGGTGGTGGTTCCTGGTCGCGCTCTGGATGAAGCGACCAAGATCGCCGCGGGTTCGTCTGATGTGATCGTGGGCGTTTCAGACAACCAGGTCGTGTTTGAGTCGGGAGAAACCACCTTCGTAGCTCGGCGCATAGAGGGGACGTTCCCCAACTACAAGCAGCTTGTGCCTGAGCGCTCAGACGATGACACGGTCATCACCATAGCCACCGACGAACTGGCGGCGGCGGTAAAGAGGGTCTCTCTTCTGGCTTTACACAATGCTCCCCTGAGGGTCTCTGTGAGTGTTGAGGATCAGACTCTCTCCCTGTCAGCCACAACTCAAGACGTCGGAGATGCCTCAGAAGACCTCATGGTCAAGGTCGAAGGAAAAGACGTCGAGATCGCTTTCAACCACTCCTTCATGACGGACGGTCTGGCTTCCGTGAGTACCGACACTGTCTCCCTCCTGATCCAAAGTGCCATGAAGCCCGGGCTTCTCAGGTCGAGCGAGGGCGAGGATTTCCGTTACCTTCTCATGCCGGTTCGCTTGGGTTAG
- the rpmH gene encoding 50S ribosomal protein L34, with the protein MKRTYQPNVRKRAKTHGFRARMATRGGRAVLAARRRKGRKVLSA; encoded by the coding sequence GTGAAGAGAACGTACCAGCCTAATGTTCGGAAGCGTGCGAAGACGCATGGCTTCCGTGCTCGCATGGCAACCCGCGGAGGGCGCGCCGTTCTGGCTGCCCGTCGCCGGAAGGGTCGCAAGGTTCTAAGCGCGTAG
- a CDS encoding DNA replication/repair protein RecF: MGFTVTRLLVKDFRNYEDYGLTIDSQLTVLVGPNAVGKTNLVEALEMLTEADSFRRPAWADLVRIGAPEAKLTLEAAEGERHHTVELTITAGGRRLYRVNGKAKKSVSDVSGIIPCVVFTPEDLKIVKDSAERRRAALDGIGGQLSKTYGRLRLEYERVVRQRNALLRQDDTSDDLLAPWDERLVSLGSRLVIHRRRLFDRIMEEAVEVYGDIAGDGPLEAWYVPSWDRDGTAVSDEDEAASMERHLAAKKDDERTRRTTLTGPHRDEIVFHINGKDARAFASQGQQRSIALAFKLAEVAVVAEVAGAKPILLLDDVMSELDEGRRHALASLVGEAAQTVISTTNLGYFSEELIARAKVVELP; encoded by the coding sequence GTGGGCTTTACGGTCACCCGACTGTTGGTCAAGGACTTCAGGAACTATGAGGACTACGGACTCACTATCGATTCGCAGCTCACGGTCCTTGTTGGTCCTAACGCCGTAGGTAAGACCAACCTGGTCGAAGCTCTCGAGATGCTCACCGAAGCCGACTCTTTCCGCCGGCCGGCGTGGGCAGATCTCGTGAGAATCGGAGCCCCTGAAGCCAAGCTGACCCTTGAAGCAGCGGAGGGCGAGCGCCACCACACCGTTGAACTGACCATCACCGCGGGGGGTCGCAGACTCTATCGGGTCAACGGCAAGGCTAAGAAGTCTGTGTCAGACGTGTCAGGCATCATTCCCTGTGTCGTCTTCACGCCCGAGGATCTCAAGATAGTCAAGGATTCGGCCGAGCGCCGAAGGGCTGCTCTTGATGGGATAGGCGGCCAGCTGTCCAAGACGTACGGAAGACTCCGGCTCGAGTATGAGCGCGTGGTGAGACAGAGGAACGCGCTTCTGAGGCAGGACGACACTTCTGATGATCTGCTTGCCCCCTGGGATGAGCGCCTCGTCTCACTAGGCTCGAGACTGGTCATTCATCGAAGGAGACTGTTCGACAGAATCATGGAAGAAGCTGTTGAGGTATACGGAGATATCGCCGGCGACGGGCCGCTGGAGGCCTGGTACGTACCGTCATGGGACAGAGACGGCACAGCGGTTTCAGATGAGGATGAGGCGGCGTCCATGGAGAGGCATCTCGCAGCCAAGAAGGACGATGAGCGAACAAGAAGGACCACCCTCACAGGCCCGCACCGCGATGAGATCGTGTTTCACATCAACGGGAAGGACGCACGAGCTTTTGCCTCACAGGGGCAGCAGCGGTCTATAGCTCTCGCATTCAAACTTGCAGAGGTGGCCGTCGTTGCAGAGGTGGCGGGAGCAAAGCCAATCCTTCTTCTCGATGACGTGATGTCTGAACTCGACGAGGGACGGCGACACGCACTGGCCTCCCTTGTCGGTGAAGCGGCCCAGACCGTGATCTCGACGACGAACCTCGGCTACTTCTCCGAGGAGCTCATCGCTCGAGCAAAGGTGGTGGAGCTGCCGTGA
- the gyrA gene encoding DNA gyrase subunit A has product MDTSGTTLLPIEIQQELRTSFLEYSMSVIVARALPDVRDGLKPVHRRILYAMNESGLTPTRAYKKSAWTVGEVIGKYHPHGDSAVYDTMVRMAQPFAMRVPLVDGHGNFGSVDGDSAAAMRYTEARLHKMSMELLRDLDKETVDFGPNYDESLTEPKVLPSRFPNLLVNGSAGIAVGMATNIPPHNLGEVIDAVTMLIDNPEVTIEELMTAVPGPDFPTGGMIMGRDGIVSAYETGRGSIPVRGKAHIEQTSTGRTRIIITEIPYQVNKSKLVTKIADLVREKKLTEISDLRDESDRKGMRVVIELKQACIPQVVMNKLFKHTQLQQSFGVIMLSLVDGVPRTLTLKEMLFYYLEHQKDVILRRTRYELRKAEERAHILEGYVIALDNIDEVIKIIRASDTDQEAKSKLIERFGLSEIQTDAILEMRLRRLVGLERAKIQEELAELREKIAWYTRVLAEPQLVLDIIKQELGELKAKFANKRRTEITNAAKDLDIEDLIAEEDMVVTITNTGYVKRLPVATYRQQKRGGKGLQGVNLKDNDFVEHLFIASTHDYVLIFSTRGKVYRMKVHELPLGSRHAKGTAVVNLLPFETEEKIAAVINTKLFSPDEYLMFATSHGMVKKTAIGAYDRSRRDGIIAINLRDNDELISVRRVRDGEKVMMVSTAGKAIKWDESEARPMGRDTMGVKGMNIKPGELCLGMEIAPAESELFVVTERGYGKRTKVGEYPEHHRGGQGVRTIAITPKKGPLAGMKIVGPGHELMLISEEGVVIRVKAGDISQLGRSTQGVKVMNVSETDRVTAIARVSAGKKAVKPRVVGEGQETLELEGAPGAEEPTDLLGHDARELEAEELVAEEFEEEE; this is encoded by the coding sequence ATCGATACCAGCGGGACGACCCTGCTGCCCATCGAGATACAGCAGGAGCTGAGGACCTCGTTCCTCGAGTACTCGATGAGCGTCATCGTGGCCCGTGCCCTGCCGGACGTGCGCGACGGCCTCAAGCCTGTGCACCGCCGCATCCTCTATGCCATGAACGAGTCCGGCCTCACCCCCACGCGCGCGTACAAGAAAAGCGCCTGGACCGTCGGTGAAGTCATCGGTAAGTATCACCCCCACGGCGACTCCGCCGTCTACGACACGATGGTGCGCATGGCTCAGCCGTTCGCGATGCGGGTGCCGCTGGTCGACGGCCACGGCAACTTCGGCTCTGTTGACGGCGACTCTGCGGCGGCCATGCGCTACACCGAGGCCCGCCTGCACAAGATGTCGATGGAGCTGCTGCGTGACCTCGACAAGGAGACCGTCGACTTCGGACCCAACTACGACGAGTCGCTGACCGAGCCCAAGGTACTGCCCAGCCGGTTCCCCAACCTGCTCGTCAACGGCAGCGCCGGCATCGCGGTAGGCATGGCCACCAACATCCCGCCGCACAACCTCGGCGAGGTGATTGATGCGGTCACCATGCTCATCGACAACCCCGAGGTCACGATCGAAGAGCTCATGACCGCTGTGCCCGGCCCCGACTTCCCCACGGGCGGCATGATCATGGGGCGCGACGGCATCGTGTCGGCTTACGAGACCGGCCGTGGCTCGATTCCGGTCCGTGGCAAGGCCCACATCGAGCAGACCTCCACCGGGCGCACGCGCATCATCATCACCGAGATCCCCTACCAGGTGAACAAGTCCAAGCTCGTCACCAAGATCGCCGACCTCGTGCGCGAGAAGAAGCTCACGGAGATCTCGGACCTGCGTGACGAGTCCGACCGCAAGGGTATGCGCGTCGTCATCGAGCTCAAGCAGGCCTGCATCCCGCAGGTCGTGATGAACAAGCTCTTCAAGCACACCCAGCTGCAGCAGAGCTTCGGCGTCATCATGCTCTCGCTCGTTGACGGGGTGCCGCGCACGCTCACCCTGAAGGAAATGCTCTTCTATTACCTTGAGCACCAGAAGGACGTCATCCTGCGCCGGACGCGCTACGAACTGCGCAAGGCCGAGGAGCGGGCGCACATCCTCGAGGGCTACGTCATCGCGCTCGACAATATCGACGAGGTCATCAAGATCATCCGCGCCTCGGACACGGACCAGGAGGCCAAGTCCAAGCTCATCGAGCGCTTCGGCCTCTCCGAGATCCAGACGGACGCTATCCTCGAGATGCGCCTGCGCCGTCTCGTGGGCCTGGAGCGCGCCAAGATCCAAGAAGAGCTCGCCGAGCTGCGCGAGAAGATCGCGTGGTACACGCGGGTTCTGGCCGAGCCGCAGCTCGTGCTCGACATCATCAAGCAGGAGCTGGGCGAGCTGAAAGCCAAGTTCGCCAACAAGCGGCGCACGGAGATCACTAACGCGGCCAAGGATCTGGATATCGAGGACCTCATCGCTGAGGAGGACATGGTCGTCACCATCACCAACACCGGCTACGTGAAGCGTCTTCCCGTGGCCACCTACCGCCAGCAGAAGCGGGGCGGCAAGGGACTCCAGGGTGTCAACCTCAAAGACAACGACTTCGTCGAGCACCTCTTCATCGCCAGCACGCACGATTACGTGCTCATCTTCTCCACGCGCGGCAAGGTCTACCGCATGAAGGTGCACGAGCTGCCGCTGGGAAGCCGCCACGCCAAGGGCACCGCGGTCGTGAACCTGCTGCCGTTCGAGACAGAAGAGAAGATCGCGGCGGTCATCAACACCAAGCTGTTCAGCCCGGACGAGTACCTGATGTTTGCCACCTCGCACGGGATGGTGAAGAAGACCGCCATCGGCGCGTACGACCGCAGCCGCCGCGACGGCATCATAGCCATCAACCTGCGCGACAACGATGAGCTCATCAGCGTGCGCCGCGTGCGCGACGGCGAGAAGGTCATGATGGTGTCGACGGCGGGCAAGGCCATCAAGTGGGACGAGTCCGAGGCGCGTCCGATGGGCCGCGACACCATGGGCGTCAAGGGCATGAACATCAAGCCCGGCGAGCTGTGCCTCGGGATGGAGATAGCCCCCGCCGAAAGCGAGCTGTTCGTGGTGACCGAACGCGGCTACGGCAAGCGCACCAAGGTGGGCGAGTACCCGGAGCACCACCGCGGAGGTCAGGGCGTTCGCACGATTGCGATCACGCCGAAGAAGGGGCCGCTCGCGGGCATGAAGATCGTCGGCCCCGGCCACGAGCTGATGCTCATCTCCGAAGAGGGCGTCGTCATTCGCGTCAAGGCGGGCGACATCAGCCAGCTTGGTCGCTCCACGCAGGGCGTGAAGGTGATGAACGTCTCGGAGACCGACCGCGTGACCGCCATAGCCCGCGTGAGCGCCGGGAAGAAGGCGGTCAAGCCGCGCGTGGTGGGCGAGGGCCAGGAGACGCTCGAGCTGGAAGGCGCTCCGGGAGCGGAAGAGCCCACGGATTTGCTCGGTCACGACGCCCGTGAACTGGAAGCCGAAGAGCTCGTTGCCGAAGAGTTCGAGGAGGAGGAGTAG
- the gyrB gene encoding DNA topoisomerase (ATP-hydrolyzing) subunit B — translation MTNKADSYSGKDIQVLEGLEAVRKRPSMYIGSTGPKGLHHLVYEVVDNSVDEALAGYCTSIEVVIHPDNGISVTDNGRGIPVDKHPKLKKAALEVVLTILHAGGKFGGDGYKVSGGLHGVGVSVVNALSSKLCAEVKRDGKIWYMEFDHGKAIAPLATRGTSKATGTKITFWADANIFETTVYDYDTLATRFRETAFLNKNLKITMTDERELEPRREEFRYAGGIVDFVKYLNENKESVHARPIYFEAEGPEGSVEVALQWNTSYSDSVLAFANNINTHEGGTHLEGFKNALTRTINEYARRQGILKEKDENLTGEDIREGLAAIISVKLREPQFEGQTKTKLGNTEMRGLVQSVVAQGLGEFLEEHPKPARAIITKSAQAAKARAAARKARELTRRKGLLESSTLPGKLADCSIKDAALSEIYLVEGDSAGGSAKQARDRSFQAILPLRGKILNVERAGLNRALGSEEIQAMITAMGTSVAEEFDLSAARYHKVIIMTDADVDGAHIRCLILTFFYRFMREALEQGYIYIAQPPLYKLSVGKKHEYCYSDPQLQQAIARHPEGTKYAIQRYKGLGEMNPEQLWETTMDPSKRTLLQVTIDDAFAAEQAFTDLMGDQVEPRKEFIQRHARDVRFLDI, via the coding sequence GTGACGAACAAGGCGGACTCATATTCGGGCAAGGACATCCAGGTCCTCGAAGGCCTTGAAGCCGTTCGCAAGCGCCCCAGCATGTACATCGGCTCGACCGGCCCCAAAGGGCTCCACCACCTCGTCTACGAAGTGGTGGACAACTCAGTCGACGAGGCTTTGGCCGGCTACTGCACCTCGATCGAAGTCGTGATCCATCCCGACAACGGCATCAGCGTCACCGATAACGGGCGCGGAATTCCGGTAGACAAGCATCCCAAGCTCAAGAAGGCCGCCCTTGAAGTCGTGCTGACGATTCTGCACGCAGGAGGCAAGTTCGGTGGAGACGGATACAAGGTCTCCGGCGGCCTGCACGGTGTCGGCGTCTCGGTAGTCAACGCGTTGTCCTCGAAGTTGTGTGCCGAGGTCAAGCGCGACGGCAAGATCTGGTACATGGAGTTCGATCACGGCAAGGCCATAGCTCCGCTGGCAACGCGCGGGACATCCAAGGCCACGGGCACCAAGATCACCTTCTGGGCCGACGCGAACATCTTCGAGACCACGGTCTATGACTACGACACGTTGGCCACCCGTTTCCGCGAAACGGCCTTTCTCAACAAGAACCTGAAGATCACGATGACCGACGAGCGAGAGCTCGAGCCGCGCCGCGAGGAGTTCCGCTACGCCGGAGGAATCGTCGACTTCGTCAAGTACCTCAACGAGAACAAGGAATCGGTACACGCGCGGCCGATCTACTTCGAGGCCGAGGGTCCCGAAGGCTCCGTCGAGGTTGCGCTGCAGTGGAACACCAGCTACTCGGATTCGGTGCTGGCCTTTGCCAACAACATCAACACGCACGAGGGCGGCACGCACCTCGAGGGCTTCAAGAACGCGCTCACCCGCACCATCAACGAGTACGCCCGCCGCCAGGGCATCCTCAAGGAGAAAGACGAGAACCTGACCGGCGAGGACATCCGCGAAGGGCTGGCCGCGATCATCTCGGTGAAGCTCCGCGAGCCCCAGTTCGAGGGACAGACCAAGACCAAGCTCGGCAACACCGAGATGCGCGGGCTCGTCCAGTCGGTGGTTGCCCAGGGGCTCGGTGAGTTTCTCGAGGAGCACCCGAAGCCCGCCCGCGCCATCATCACGAAGTCAGCGCAGGCCGCAAAGGCCCGGGCCGCGGCCCGCAAGGCGCGCGAGCTCACGCGCCGCAAGGGACTGCTCGAGTCCTCCACGTTGCCGGGCAAGCTCGCAGACTGCTCGATCAAGGACGCGGCGCTCTCCGAGATATACCTCGTTGAGGGTGACTCGGCAGGCGGCTCGGCGAAGCAGGCACGTGACCGTTCGTTCCAGGCGATTCTGCCGTTGCGCGGCAAGATCTTGAACGTAGAGCGCGCGGGACTGAATCGCGCGCTTGGCTCCGAAGAGATCCAAGCCATGATCACCGCTATGGGCACGAGCGTGGCCGAGGAGTTCGACCTGTCCGCGGCGCGGTATCACAAGGTGATCATCATGACCGACGCCGACGTCGATGGCGCCCATATCAGATGCCTCATCCTCACGTTCTTCTATCGCTTCATGCGCGAAGCGCTTGAGCAGGGCTACATCTACATCGCTCAGCCGCCGCTGTACAAACTCTCGGTGGGAAAGAAGCACGAGTACTGCTACAGCGACCCCCAATTGCAGCAGGCTATCGCGCGTCATCCCGAGGGCACCAAGTACGCCATACAGCGCTACAAGGGCCTGGGCGAGATGAACCCCGAGCAGCTGTGGGAGACCACCATGGATCCCTCGAAGCGCACGCTTCTTCAGGTCACCATCGATGATGCGTTTGCCGCCGAGCAGGCCTTCACGGACCTGATGGGCGACCAGGTCGAACCCCGCAAGGAGTTCATCCAGCGCCATGCTCGCGACGTTCGGTTCCTGGACATCTAG